A single window of Nitrospinota bacterium DNA harbors:
- a CDS encoding glycosyltransferase family 39 protein translates to MALAIKTFLNKHPGLLFLLPYSVLLIFLGLGDGALQVDEGGDTFISTTILKYGVPMHSDGVNATMLFADIYDGLFIYRTWIPYYLQAFSLSLFGNTTLAARLPFAFIGLISVIALYFLALRLTGNKLTAFLSALFLASSVPTLLYFRTARYVGFSILLTILLIYFYLHIFEDRKWKTTPFIIVAILFFHSMYVAFAGIILGILIHFLLHRETIRPENARLVPRCAIIIACFTLPWLVSIAPVFSHIAQSYVDRSDLVDNSFAGWIKHFVGYLFQLNNYIFPFILFPFLFLKSLKPFKLQIQLLLICTLALLIASSPHPIPLQQYVAGVFPLFYILLAMVLVQGFGTGKRLWLPALLTGILICTNILHTGPLLPIKKYLQNREGSFGKS, encoded by the coding sequence ATGGCGCTTGCCATCAAAACATTTTTAAACAAGCATCCGGGTCTGCTTTTCCTGCTTCCCTATTCCGTCCTGTTGATTTTTTTGGGCCTTGGAGACGGCGCCCTGCAGGTGGATGAAGGCGGCGATACCTTTATCAGCACAACGATTCTAAAGTATGGGGTCCCCATGCACTCCGATGGGGTCAATGCCACCATGCTTTTTGCGGATATCTACGACGGGCTTTTTATCTACCGCACCTGGATTCCCTATTATTTGCAAGCCTTTTCTCTATCCCTCTTCGGCAACACAACCTTGGCCGCTCGTCTGCCTTTTGCTTTTATTGGATTGATTTCCGTCATCGCTCTTTATTTTCTTGCCCTGAGGTTAACTGGCAATAAATTGACCGCCTTTTTATCCGCCTTATTTTTAGCCTCATCGGTGCCGACCCTGCTCTATTTCAGGACCGCAAGGTATGTAGGATTTTCCATTTTACTCACTATTTTACTGATCTATTTTTATCTCCATATTTTTGAAGACAGGAAATGGAAAACAACCCCGTTTATAATCGTAGCCATCCTTTTTTTCCATTCGATGTATGTCGCATTTGCCGGGATCATCCTGGGCATTTTGATCCATTTTTTACTGCACCGGGAAACAATCCGCCCTGAAAACGCGCGGCTGGTTCCGCGATGCGCCATTATCATCGCCTGTTTCACCCTGCCCTGGTTAGTCTCTATCGCACCTGTTTTTTCCCACATCGCTCAATCCTACGTGGACCGCAGTGACCTGGTGGACAATTCCTTCGCAGGATGGATAAAGCACTTTGTGGGTTATTTATTTCAACTCAATAACTATATTTTCCCGTTCATTTTGTTTCCATTTTTATTTCTGAAATCTCTAAAACCCTTCAAACTGCAAATACAACTTCTTTTAATCTGCACACTGGCCCTTCTGATTGCCTCCTCGCCTCACCCCATTCCTCTCCAACAATACGTGGCAGGGGTTTTTCCTCTGTTTTATATCTTACTGGCGATGGTACTGGTGCAAGGTTTTGGCACCGGAAAACGACTGTGGCTACCGGCTCTGTTGACAGGAATCCTGATCTGCACAAATATTCTTCACACCGGCCCCCTGCTTCCCATTAAAAAATATCTTCAAAACCGAGAAGGCAGCTTCGGCAAAAGC